In Blattabacterium cuenoti, the genomic window ACCAATAATTTATTTATATTTTTTAAACTTTCTTTAAATTTTGCAGAAAAAATTTTCATGATTAAAATTAAATTTAGAAAGCCATTTTTCTAATATTTTTATGAATATTTTAGGGTGTTCCATCATAGGAACATGTCCGCATTTATCTATCCAATGTAATTCTGAATGAGGTAATAATCTATGAAATTCTTTAGCTACTTCTGGAGGAGTAACATGGTCTTGTTTTCCCCAAATTAAACAAATAGGTTGATGAATAACAGATAAATCTTTAGACATATTATATTTCATAGCACTTTTTGCAATATATAAAGTTTTAATTCCTTTTTTTTTATCATTTACAATATGAAAAACTTCATCTACTAATTCTTTAGTGGCAATATTAGGATCATAAAAAACTTCTTGTGATTTTTTTCTAATATATTCATAATTTTCTCTTTTAGGAAAAGCATCTCCAAAAGCTTTTTCAAACAAACCTGAACTTCCTGTTAAAACCACAGAATGAACTAAGTCTATTCTTTTTTTGGCTATGATTAAAGCAATGTGTCCTCCAAGAGAGTTTCCTATTAAAGTAGCTTTTTTAATCCCTATTTCCATTAAAAATTGAGTTACATATTTAGATATGTTATAAATATTAGTCAAAAACAATGGCATATTATAAAGAGGTAATGAAGGGATGATAACTTGATAACCTTTTTTTGGAAAAAAATCTAAAAGAGCTTTAAAATTGCTTAATCCTCCCATTAATCCATGGAGTAAAATCAAAGGATGACCTTTTCCTTTTTTTATATGAGAAAATTTTTTTTCTTTATTCTTAATAAGATTAAACATAACATCATACGATTTTCTTTATTTTTATGTTTTTAAATATTTTTTTTATATTGTTTCTGAACAATAAAATAAGCGGCTTTAGCTGCCATTTCTTCTGATTTTTTTTTAGAAAAACCTCTACCTTTAGTTTGAATTCCGCACTTCGATATTGTAAATTCAGATAAATAGATAATTTGATTTTTTTCTTCTTCTTTTTTTTCTCTAAAAGTTTTAAAATTTATAAAAAATTTATTTTTTTGAGACCATTCGATGATCCATCCTTTATAACTGAAAATTTCATTTTGTATTTTTTCAAGATTTACATGAGTATGTAATATTTTTTTATGGACAAAATCTTCACATCCTTGATATCCTTTTTCAAAATAAATAAACCCTATCAAAGCTTCAAGTGTATTTCCCAGTATATTATCAGATATTATAGATTTATCTAAAAAAATATCTGAAATAGTCAATTTTCTAGATATTTCATTTAAATTTCTTCTACATACAATTTTTGATCGTGTTTGAGTTAATTCTCCTTCTTTTTTTTCAGGAAATTTTTTACATAAAAAATGTGATATTATAGAATTTAATATAGCATCTCCTAAAAATTCTAATCTTTGAAAATTAATAGAATAATTTTGATTTAAATTTCTTTTTTTTGTAGAAAAACTATATATGAATGTCTCCTTTAAAAATTTCGTTTTTTTTGGATAAAAACCTAATATTTTTATTAGTCTATCAACTAAAATAGAATATTCATTATTATCAGTAATAGTACTATTTTCAGACAACATTTATTTTTTTAAATAAAATACAAACATTATGCCCTCCAAAACCAAAAGTGTTACATATACTTATTTGAATCTTTTTATTTATAGCTTTATTTGGAGTTAAATTAATTTTTGGATCTATATTTTTATCTATATGAAACAAATTTATAGTTGGAGGAATAATTTCTTTGGTTAAAGGAAGAATAGAAGCGATTGCTTCTATAGCTCCAGATGCACCTAACAAATGTCCCGTCATAGATTTTGTAGAATTAATATCTATGTTGTGTATATTTTCACAAAATACTTTTTGAATAGCTTTAATTTCTGCAAGATCTCCTAACCTAGTAGATGTTCCATGAGAATTAATATGATTAACTTCTTCATATTTGATCCCTGCATCTTTAATAGCTGATTTTATAGCCAACACTATTCCTTTTCCTTCTGGATGAGGCGCTGTAATGTGATAAGCATCTCCAGACATACCTACTCCTCCTATTTCAGCATATATATTAGCTCCTCTTTCTTGAGCGTGTTTATATTCTTCAAGAACAAGACATCCTGCTCCTTCTCCTAATACAAAACCATCTCTATCTTCATCAAAAGGACGTGATGCCGTTTTATAATCTTCATTTCTGGTAGATAATGCATGTAAAGCATTAAACCCTCCAACTCCACTTGGCGTAATAGCAGCCTCGGATCCTCCAGTAATCATAATATCAGCCTTTCCTAAACATATTAAATGATAAGCATCTACAATAGCATTAGAAGATGAAGCGCAAGAAGATACCGTTGCATAATTTGGACCGTGAAGACCATAATTCATAGAAATAAAACCTGCAGTGATATCTATCAGCATTTTTGGAATAAAAAAAGGACTAAATCTAGGATATTTATCGCCATGTATATAATCAGAAATAGACTCTTCTAAATTTAAAAGACCTCCAATTCCAGATGCCCAAATCACTCCTACTCTTTCTCTTTTTTCTTTTAAAAAATTGATTCCGCTATTTTTTATGGCTTCTTCAGAAGCTATAATGCCATATTGTGCACAAGGATCTAATTTTCGTTTTTCTTTTTTATTAAAAAAAATATTTGGATCATAATTTTTTAATTCACAAGCAAATTTAGTTTTATATTTTTTAGTATCGAAATAAGTAATGGGAGCACAACCATTTTTTCCTATAACAAGAGAACTCCAATACTCATCTATATTATTACCTATAGGAGTAATAGATCCTAGACCAGTTACCACTACTTTTTTTAATTTATCCATATCCATACATAAAAAATATCTGTCTAATCAGCTCTTTTTTTTTCTGCATTTTTTTTATCCATTAAAAGAAATTCTATAGCTTCTATAGCTTCACCTACTGTAGTTATTTTTTCAGCTTTTTCATCCGAAATACTAATATTAAACTCTTTCTCAAATTCCATAATTAGCTCTACTATATCTAAGGAATCTGCTCCTAAATCATTGGTAAAACTAGCTTTACGAGTTATATCACTTTCTTCTACACTTAATTTTTCTACAATAAGAGCATTGACTTTGGATGCAATATCAGACATAGTTTCATAATTTTTTTTTTATGATACAAAATTAGTAAACTTTTGTAAATCATATATAAATTTGCTTGACGCATAAATAGTACATGATATATGATTTTTTTTTCTCTAGAGAACTATGGAATTTTGAATTCTTCAAATAATTGGCAACTTACGCCTTATGAACTACAAAAAATAATTATTCAAAAAAAAATGGGAGTTGAAACAAAATCAGGAGTTTTAGCTATAAATACTGGCTTTTTCACAGGTAGATCTCCTGATGATAGATTTATTGTAAAGGATAGTATTACAGAAAAAAAAGTTTGGTGGGATGAAAAATTTAATCAATCTTTTGATTCAAAAAAATTTGATTGTTTATATCAGAAAGTAGTTCAATATTTATCTGGAAAAACGTTATATATCCGAGATGGATATCTTTGTTCCGATAAACGTTATCAGTTAAATGTTCGTTCTATTAGTGAATATCCATGGTCTGATCTGTTTATTCATAATCTATTTTTTAGATTTTCTAAAATGGAAAAAATTTTACCGGATTGGTTATTATTGTGTGCCCCAGGATTTCAGGCTAATCCGGCAAAAGATGGAACACGAAAAAAAAATTTTTCTATATTAAATTTTTCTAAAAAAATAATTCTTATTGGAGGGTCAGGATACACAGGAGAAATTAAAAAATCTATATTTTCTGTTCTAAATTTTATACTTCCTATGTATAAAAATGTTTTTCCTATGCATTGTTCTGCAAATGTAGGAAAACATAAAAAAGATACAGCACTCTTTTTTGGTTTATCTGGAACAGGAAAAACTACTATTTCTAATGATATAAATAGGAATTTGGTTGGGGATGATGAACATGGATGGACATATGATAATATTGTCTTTAATTTTGAAGGAGGATGTTATGCTAAAATATTAGGCATTTCTAGAAAAAATGAACCTATGATCTATAGTGCTATAAGAAAAGGAGCTATGTTGGAAAATGTAATTTTAAAAAAGGAAACTAAAGAAGTAGATTTCTTGGATGATTCCATCACTCAAAATATAAGAATAAGTTATCCTATTTATTTTGTAAAAAATATTGAAAAAAAACTTTTGTCTTCTAATATAAGAAATATTTTTTTTCTAACATATGATGCTTTTGGAGTTTTCCCTCCTATAGCTAAACTAAATAGAGCACAATCTTCTTATTATTTTTTATTAGGATATACATCTAAAGTAGCTGGTACCGAATTAAATATTCACAAACCGAAAACTACTTTTTCTTCCTGTTTTGGAGCTCCGTTTATGCCTCTACATCCTGTTCAGTATACAAAAATGTTAATGAAAAAATTAGATAATACTGATATAAATGTTTGGATGGTCAATACTGGTTTGATATCGGGAGAGTATTCATCTGGACATCGCATCAAATTAAATGATACACGTAAAATTGTTCAAAATGTGTTGAATGGTTTTTTATCAGAAGTTCCTTATGAAAAATATCCTATTTTTAATTTTCAAATACCAAAATATTGTCCAGGAGTATCCTCTAACATATTAAATCCAAAAAATTCATGGAAAAATGAAAAAATGTATCAAAATCAAATCAAAATACTTGCTAAAAAATTTATTCAACATTTTGATATATACAGACAATATACAGACAAAAATATTTTATCTGGAGAACCTATTTTAGTCTAAGTTACTACTACTACTATACTTAGACTTTTGTATTAATTTTTTAATATATTTTCCTAAAATATCAAATTCTACATTGACAATATCACCAACTTTCATTAGGTGAAGATTGGTTTTTTCATAAGTAAAAGGAAGGATAGAAACGTTAAATACATATTGATTAGATGTTATTATAGTAAGACTTATTCCATTAATGGCAATAGAACCTTTTTTTATAACCATATGATCCAATTTTTTTTTAGATCTAAAAAAAAATAGATAGCTTCCATTTCTATTTTCAATTTTAATAATTTTAGCAATTGTATCTATATGACCTTGAACTATATGTCCATCTAATCGTTCATGTAATATTATCCCTCTTTCTAGATTTACTTCTTCTTGAATTTTTAAAAAATTTAAATTAGTACATAATAATGTTTCTTCAGAAGCTACAACTGAATAAGTTTTTTTATAAATATTCATAACACTTAAACATATTCCATTATGACAAATACTTTGATTAATTTTAATTTCTTTATTAGAAAATGGATTATTTAAAATTATATGAAGATTATTTTTATCACGATTTAATTGATGCACTTTTGCAGTGCATTCTACGATTCCAGTAAACATAATATAGTGATTTGTAATTTTCTTTAAATTAATTAAATATTGTATTTTATGAATTATAGAAAAAAGAAAATAAAAGTAGGATTTACAATGGGCGATATTAATGGAATAGGAACTGAGATTTTTTTGAAAGTATGTTGTAAAAAAAAACTTTTAGATTTATTCACCCCAATATTATTTGGATCTACTAAATTATGTTTTTATTATAAGAAAATTTTGAATATAGAGGTTAACAATATACGAGAAATAAAAAATTTCAAAGAAGTAGTTGATTATAAAATCAATGTATTGAATATATATAAAGAAGATATTAAATTTGAATATCTAAAAATAAATCATACAGAATCAGCAAAATATCCTATTTTATCTTTAAAAAAAGCTGTAAAATCTTTAAAGGAAGGAAAAATAGATGTACTCGTAACGGCTCCAGTTAATAAAAACAGTATGAATTACAAAAACTTTTCATTTATCGGTCATACTGAATATTTACAAAATGTTTTAGAAGGTGAATCATTAATGTTAATGATTCACGATATTTTAAAAATTGCTTTAGTAACTAATCATTTACCTTTAAAAAAGGTAAGTTCAGAATTAAATATAAAAAAAATAATAAAATCAATTAAAATTTTACATCAATCACTCATTATTGATTTTTCTATAGAAAAACCAAAAATTGCGGTATTAGGATGTAATCCTCATTCAAGTGATAATGGATTAATAGGAAATGAAGAAAGAATAAAAATTAGACCTGCTATTGAGAGTTTATTTCATAACCAAGGATGGTTAGTTTTTGGTCCTTATCCTTCCGATAGTTTTTTTGGAAATAGAAATTATCGTTATTTTGACGCAGTTTTAGCTATGTATCATGATCAAGGACTAATCCCTTTTAAAACTCTAACCTTTAATCAGGGCGTTAATTTTACAGCTGGTCTATCTCATATACGAACATCCCCTGATCATGGAGTAGCCTATGATATAGCTAAAAAAGGAATTGCTAATGAAAATTCATTTGAAGAAGCCATTTTTAGTGCTATAAAAATATTTAAAAATAGAAAAGAATATATGAAACTAAAACTTAGTTCATCTAAATTACCATAAAATTATAACAACTAAATTTTTTTTTACTTGTAAAAGTCCACCTTCTATTTGAATTTTTTTTTTTTCATTTTTTTTTGATTCTAATTTTAAAAAACCATTTTTTAATATAGAGATAAATGGAGCATGATTTTTTAGTACTTGAAAATATCCATAGGAGCCAGGAGCTATAATAGAAATTGTATCTTCTGGATAAAAAATTTTATGATGACTAATAATTTTTATTTTCATGAATTGATTTATAACATTTTTTTTCCACTTTCTATAACTTGTTCAATTGTTCCTTTTAAATTAAAAGCGACTTCTGGTATATCATCTAATTCTCCTTCTATTATCATATTAAAACCTTTTATAGTATCTTCAATTTTTACAAATTCTCCTTCTATTCCTGTAAATTGTTTTGTAACATGAAATGGTTGAGATAAAAAACGTTGAACCCGTCTAGCTCTAGAAACTATTAATTGATCTTCTTCACTTAATTCTTCTATACCAAGAATAGCTATAATATCTTGTAATGAATTATACTTTTGCAATATTTTTTTAACTTTTTGTGCACAATTATAATGGTTTTGATCTATTATATCTATAGATAGCATACGTGAAGTAGAATCTAAAGGATCTACTGCAGGATAAATTCCTAAAGATGCTATTTTTCTTGAAAGGACGGTAGTTGCATCCAAATGTGAAAATGTGATTGCAGGAGCGGGATCTGTTAAATCATCTGCAGGGACATAAACAGCTTGCACTGAAGTAATAGATCCTGTTTTTGTAGAAGTAATCCTTTCTTGCATAGTCCCCATTTCAGAAGATAAAGTAGGCTGATATCCTACTGAAGAAGGAATTCTACCTAATAAGGCTGAAACTTCTGATCCCGCTTGAGTAAAACGAAATATATTATCTATAAAAAATAAGACATCTTGTCCTTTTTTTCCTTCTAAATACTGATCTCTATAATATTCAGCTAATGTTAACCCAGATAAAGCAACTCTTGCTCTAGCTCCAGGAGGTTCGTTCATTTGACCAAAAACAAAAGCAGCTTTAGATTCTTTCAAAGATTCTTTATCTACTTTAGTAATATCCCAATATCCCTTTTTCATTGATTCCATAAAAGATTTTCCATATTTTATAATTCCAGATTCTAACATTTCTCTTAATAAATCATTTCCTTCTCTAGATCTTTCTCCAACTCCGGCAAAAATAGATCGTCCTCCATGTTCTTTCGCTACATTATTAATTAATTCCTGGATTAATACAGTTTTTCCAACTCCTGCTCCACCAAATAATCCTATCTTACCTCCTTTAGGATAAGGTTCTATTAAATCTATAACCTTAATTCCTGTATATAGAATTTCTGTTTCAGTAGATAAATCTACAAATGCAGGAGGTTCACTATGAATAGGTTTAGTTTTAGATCTATCTACATCTCCTAATCCATCTATACAATCTCCTAATACATTAAAAATCCTTCCATTAATAGATTCGCCTATAGGAACAGAAATTGGTTTATCTAAAGCATAAACTTCTTGACCTCTTTGCAAGCCATCCGTAACTTCCATAGATATACAACGAACATTATTCCCTCCCATATGTTGTTGAACTTCCAATACAATTTTATTTTTTTTAGATAAATATACTTCTAAAGCATCATAAATTTTAGGAAGATAAGATTCTTCTTTAAAAGAAACATCTATCACTGGTCCTATGATTTGAGTAATTATTCCCTTAAATTTTTTTTTATGCATTCTGCAATTCCTTTTTTTTAAATCTTTATACAATTACAATTATATTTGTACTTGTAAATGTAAAAGAAAAAGATAAAAATTTTGAAAATTTATTCGTTAATTGATGAATTTTATTCTTTTTTTCCATGTGTATTAACACTTGGAATTTTTGATGGAGTTCATGTAGGTCATAAAAAAATTATTGAAAATTTAATTTTCAGATCTCATAATCAGAATCAAAAAAAGTACTGTTCTGTTCTGCTTACTTTTCATCCGCATCCAAAAGAAATATTAAATTCAGATAAAAAATTTTTATATTTAAATACACTTCCTGAAAGAATATATAAATTAAAAAAAACAGGAATAGAACACTTGATTGTTCATCCTTTCACTACAACATTTTCAAAGTTAAGAACAAAAGATTTTTTAAAAAAAATTTTACATCCTAAATTTAAAATTAAAAAAATTATTACTGGATACGATTCGCATATTGGAAGAAATAGAGATAACTCTTATGAAGAATTAAAAAAATTATCACATATTTATGGAGTTAAAGTTTATCAAGTTCGTCCTTACAAATTAAGAAAAAAAATAGTTAGTTCTACTAAAATACGTGAATCTATATCATTAGGAAATATCCAATGGGCGAACCAAGCTTTGGGTTATTTTTATACATTATCTGGTTATGTTATAGAAGGAAAAGGTATAGGAAGAATGATTAATTTTCCAACTGCAAATCTACAAGTAGATTCTAAAAAAATGATTCCCAAAAAAGGTGTTTATGCTGTAAAAATTAATTATTTAAATAACATATATTTAGGAATGTTAAATATAGGAATTAATCCTACTATTGATCAAGAAAATAAAAAAATAAAGATAGAAGTACATATTTTCGATTTTTTTGATAATATATATGGAAAAAAAAT contains:
- the fabF gene encoding beta-ketoacyl-ACP synthase II: MDKLKKVVVTGLGSITPIGNNIDEYWSSLVIGKNGCAPITYFDTKKYKTKFACELKNYDPNIFFNKKEKRKLDPCAQYGIIASEEAIKNSGINFLKEKRERVGVIWASGIGGLLNLEESISDYIHGDKYPRFSPFFIPKMLIDITAGFISMNYGLHGPNYATVSSCASSSNAIVDAYHLICLGKADIMITGGSEAAITPSGVGGFNALHALSTRNEDYKTASRPFDEDRDGFVLGEGAGCLVLEEYKHAQERGANIYAEIGGVGMSGDAYHITAPHPEGKGIVLAIKSAIKDAGIKYEEVNHINSHGTSTRLGDLAEIKAIQKVFCENIHNIDINSTKSMTGHLLGASGAIEAIASILPLTKEIIPPTINLFHIDKNIDPKINLTPNKAINKKIQISICNTFGFGGHNVCILFKKINVV
- the atpD gene encoding F0F1 ATP synthase subunit beta: MHKKKFKGIITQIIGPVIDVSFKEESYLPKIYDALEVYLSKKNKIVLEVQQHMGGNNVRCISMEVTDGLQRGQEVYALDKPISVPIGESINGRIFNVLGDCIDGLGDVDRSKTKPIHSEPPAFVDLSTETEILYTGIKVIDLIEPYPKGGKIGLFGGAGVGKTVLIQELINNVAKEHGGRSIFAGVGERSREGNDLLREMLESGIIKYGKSFMESMKKGYWDITKVDKESLKESKAAFVFGQMNEPPGARARVALSGLTLAEYYRDQYLEGKKGQDVLFFIDNIFRFTQAGSEVSALLGRIPSSVGYQPTLSSEMGTMQERITSTKTGSITSVQAVYVPADDLTDPAPAITFSHLDATTVLSRKIASLGIYPAVDPLDSTSRMLSIDIIDQNHYNCAQKVKKILQKYNSLQDIIAILGIEELSEEDQLIVSRARRVQRFLSQPFHVTKQFTGIEGEFVKIEDTIKGFNMIIEGELDDIPEVAFNLKGTIEQVIESGKKML
- a CDS encoding phosphoenolpyruvate carboxykinase (ATP) produces the protein MIFFSLENYGILNSSNNWQLTPYELQKIIIQKKMGVETKSGVLAINTGFFTGRSPDDRFIVKDSITEKKVWWDEKFNQSFDSKKFDCLYQKVVQYLSGKTLYIRDGYLCSDKRYQLNVRSISEYPWSDLFIHNLFFRFSKMEKILPDWLLLCAPGFQANPAKDGTRKKNFSILNFSKKIILIGGSGYTGEIKKSIFSVLNFILPMYKNVFPMHCSANVGKHKKDTALFFGLSGTGKTTISNDINRNLVGDDEHGWTYDNIVFNFEGGCYAKILGISRKNEPMIYSAIRKGAMLENVILKKETKEVDFLDDSITQNIRISYPIYFVKNIEKKLLSSNIRNIFFLTYDAFGVFPPIAKLNRAQSSYYFLLGYTSKVAGTELNIHKPKTTFSSCFGAPFMPLHPVQYTKMLMKKLDNTDINVWMVNTGLISGEYSSGHRIKLNDTRKIVQNVLNGFLSEVPYEKYPIFNFQIPKYCPGVSSNILNPKNSWKNEKMYQNQIKILAKKFIQHFDIYRQYTDKNILSGEPILV
- a CDS encoding acyl carrier protein; protein product: MSDIASKVNALIVEKLSVEESDITRKASFTNDLGADSLDIVELIMEFEKEFNISISDEKAEKITTVGEAIEAIEFLLMDKKNAEKKRAD
- a CDS encoding alpha/beta fold hydrolase, with product MFNLIKNKEKKFSHIKKGKGHPLILLHGLMGGLSNFKALLDFFPKKGYQVIIPSLPLYNMPLFLTNIYNISKYVTQFLMEIGIKKATLIGNSLGGHIALIIAKKRIDLVHSVVLTGSSGLFEKAFGDAFPKRENYEYIRKKSQEVFYDPNIATKELVDEVFHIVNDKKKGIKTLYIAKSAMKYNMSKDLSVIHQPICLIWGKQDHVTPPEVAKEFHRLLPHSELHWIDKCGHVPMMEHPKIFIKILEKWLSKFNFNHENFFCKI
- a CDS encoding bifunctional riboflavin kinase/FAD synthetase, which encodes MKIYSLIDEFYSFFPCVLTLGIFDGVHVGHKKIIENLIFRSHNQNQKKYCSVLLTFHPHPKEILNSDKKFLYLNTLPERIYKLKKTGIEHLIVHPFTTTFSKLRTKDFLKKILHPKFKIKKIITGYDSHIGRNRDNSYEELKKLSHIYGVKVYQVRPYKLRKKIVSSTKIRESISLGNIQWANQALGYFYTLSGYVIEGKGIGRMINFPTANLQVDSKKMIPKKGVYAVKINYLNNIYLGMLNIGINPTIDQENKKIKIEVHIFDFFDNIYGKKIDILIIHIIREEKKFNSIQELRKQICIDKINVQKFFSCEKKN
- a CDS encoding riboflavin synthase, with translation MFTGIVECTAKVHQLNRDKNNLHIILNNPFSNKEIKINQSICHNGICLSVMNIYKKTYSVVASEETLLCTNLNFLKIQEEVNLERGIILHERLDGHIVQGHIDTIAKIIKIENRNGSYLFFFRSKKKLDHMVIKKGSIAINGISLTIITSNQYVFNVSILPFTYEKTNLHLMKVGDIVNVEFDILGKYIKKLIQKSKYSSSSNLD
- a CDS encoding ribonuclease III family protein, whose translation is MLSENSTITDNNEYSILVDRLIKILGFYPKKTKFLKETFIYSFSTKKRNLNQNYSINFQRLEFLGDAILNSIISHFLCKKFPEKKEGELTQTRSKIVCRRNLNEISRKLTISDIFLDKSIISDNILGNTLEALIGFIYFEKGYQGCEDFVHKKILHTHVNLEKIQNEIFSYKGWIIEWSQKNKFFINFKTFREKKEEEKNQIIYLSEFTISKCGIQTKGRGFSKKKSEEMAAKAAYFIVQKQYKKNI
- the pdxA gene encoding 4-hydroxythreonine-4-phosphate dehydrogenase PdxA, which codes for MNYRKKKIKVGFTMGDINGIGTEIFLKVCCKKKLLDLFTPILFGSTKLCFYYKKILNIEVNNIREIKNFKEVVDYKINVLNIYKEDIKFEYLKINHTESAKYPILSLKKAVKSLKEGKIDVLVTAPVNKNSMNYKNFSFIGHTEYLQNVLEGESLMLMIHDILKIALVTNHLPLKKVSSELNIKKIIKSIKILHQSLIIDFSIEKPKIAVLGCNPHSSDNGLIGNEERIKIRPAIESLFHNQGWLVFGPYPSDSFFGNRNYRYFDAVLAMYHDQGLIPFKTLTFNQGVNFTAGLSHIRTSPDHGVAYDIAKKGIANENSFEEAIFSAIKIFKNRKEYMKLKLSSSKLP
- a CDS encoding FoF1 ATP synthase subunit delta/epsilon, with the translated sequence MKIKIISHHKIFYPEDTISIIAPGSYGYFQVLKNHAPFISILKNGFLKLESKKNEKKKIQIEGGLLQVKKNLVVIILW